The proteins below come from a single Oncorhynchus keta strain PuntledgeMale-10-30-2019 chromosome 1, Oket_V2, whole genome shotgun sequence genomic window:
- the creb3l3a gene encoding cyclic AMP-responsive element-binding protein 3-like protein 3-A — protein MDHYSDQGCDGIELLDLLFDQNDGILRHEEMGHHGNHAWPIHKPNMLRPTKLQGEDFLNTLLSDSVSGSPLWSPSPSDSGISEDPHSDQMDSPKRPESPPTEPHFLPPQPHTRAALDTDFSININGWDSGFYPGRTGGTKCSSDVHKTQLTSSFPLTVKELLLSGTSEPPPQQSQQSFQELILNEDEKKLLAKEGVTLPSQLPLTKYEERILKKIRRKIRNKQSAQESRKKKKEYIDGLESRMTACNTHNQELQRKVFQLEKCNTSLMEQLRRMQTLVMNGSKKAAQAGTCVLVLLLSFSLILFPNLKPFSEPKVSQGGDFSPVRVQSRSLHNLQSSRVLHVIDQPYHTADDEPRSPHHHFPGDQGVNEMTSLLGKLGTGDGSQGLSNLDPMTSNNSLDEQAHFHGDPITGHIATVTLNPHRRATLRPHADDM, from the exons ATGGACCACTACTCAGACCAG GGTTGCGACGGGATTGAGCTGCTTGATTTGCTGTTTGATCAGAACGATGGCATCCTCCGTCACGAGGAGATGGGACACCATGGGAACCATGCCTGGCCTATTCACAAGCCAAAC ATGCTGCGTCCAACAAAGCTCCAGGGCGAGGACTTCTTGAACACCCTCCTGAGTGACTCGGTTTCAGGGTCACCCCTATGGTCTCCCTCTCCCAGTGACAGTGGAATCAGTGAGGACCCCCACTCCGATCAGATGGACAGCCCCAAGCGCCCTGAGAGTCCTCCCACAGAGCCCCATTTCCTCCCCCCTCAGCCACACACCAGGGCCGCCCTGGATACCGACTTCTCCATTAATATCA ATGGCTGGGACTCAGGCTTCTACCCAGGAAGGACTGGTGGGACAAAGTGTTCCTCTGATGTACACAAAACCCAGCTGACCTCTAGCTTTCCCCTCACTGTCAAGGAGCTACTGCTCTCTGGTACATCTGAGCCG CCCCCACAGCAGTCCCAGCAGTCCTTCCAAGAGTTGATTCTCAATGAGGACGAGAAAAAGCTGCTGGCCAAGGAGGGGGTGACTCTGCCTAGCCAACTACCCCTCACCAAG TATGAGGAGAGGATTCTGAAGAAAATTCGCAGAAAGATCCGGAACAAGCAGTCGGCCCAAGAGAGCAGGAAGAAGAAAAAGGAATATATTGATGGTCTGGAGAGCAG GATGACTGCCTGCAACACACACAACCAGGAGCTGCAGAGGAAGGTGTTCCAGTTGGAGAAATGCAACAC GTCTCTGATGGAGCAGCTGCGTAGGATGCAGACTCTGGTAATGAACGGCTCCAAAAAGGCCGCCCAGGCTGGGACCTGTGTTCTG GTGCtgctcctgtccttctccctcatcCTCTTCCCAAACCTGAAACCTTTCTCAGAGCCCAAGGTCAGCCAAGGAGGGGATTTCAGTCCAGTGAGAG TACAGTCACGATCCCTGCACAACCTCCAGTCTTCCAGAGTGCTGCATGTCATTGACCAGCCATATCATACTGCAGACGACGAGCCCAGGTCTCCGCACCACCATTTCCCAGGAGACCAGGGGGTAAATGAGATGACCTCTCTGCTGGGTAAGCTGGGCACCGGTGACGGCAGCCAGGGGCTATCCAATCTCGACCCCATGACTTCCAACAATAGCCTGGATGAGCAAGCCCATTTCCACGGGGACCCCATTACCGGCCACATAGCTACAGTGACCTTGAATCCACACCGCAGAGCCACACTACGCCCACATGCTGATGACATGTGA